The following coding sequences are from one Salvia hispanica cultivar TCC Black 2014 chromosome 3, UniMelb_Shisp_WGS_1.0, whole genome shotgun sequence window:
- the LOC125214297 gene encoding DNA (cytosine-5)-methyltransferase 1B-like, translated as MPTNQKQKKKCAPQTVEDANVTRKRPKRAAACADFKEKSVRISEKDSVIEKKEDGVVEEEVLAVRMTAGKEDGRPCRRLMDFTFHNSDGISQPFEMLEVDDIFISGLISPLEDSGDKEKDKGVRCEGFGRIEEWSISGYEEGSPVIWVTTEVSDYECIKPSGSYKKFYDCFYAKASACIEVYKILSKSSGGNLSLDELLAGVVRSMSGMKCFSRGVSIRDFILSQGEFIYNQLIGLDETSKKTENLFAGLHVLTALKDESSKMVDFAEAQPVSLPGNLRIGLKIGDDNKNELAKPCQTEEDEDSKMARLLQEEENWRSMKQKKGRGSSSSSSKYYIMINEDEIANDYPLPAYYKTSNEETDEYIIFDSGIDVLNIEDLPRSMLHEWALYNSDARLVPLELLPLKPCAEIDVTIFGSGIMTADDGSGYICDGDSTQASNGSAASAVEGIPVFLSAIKEWVIEFGSSMISISIRTDMAWYRLGKPSKQYAPWYDRVLKTARLAISIITLLKEQIRVARLSFTDVIKKITELAKDHPAFISSTLEAVERYVVVHGQIILQQFSEYPDDIIKKCAFVLGLAKKMEEKHHTKWLVKKKKLLHRNEQNLNPRAAIEPVVSKRKAMQATTTRLINRIWAGYYSNYSPEAVDELNGEVKEVHEIEEQDENEEDDSLEEKVIVLEETQTTKPTPRQTKSSSCVKEVKWDGESVGKLCNGVDLYKKAIVHGNEIVVGGAVLLKDDDKDEFPPFYFVEYMFEKSNGSKMCHGRMMQLGCQTVLGNTANEREVFLTNECMDFQLQEVKESISVDLRSISWGHQHRKANADAEKIDRARAEERKKQGLPTEYYCKSLYWPERGAFFTLSYGTMGLGSGSCEACNIKETERQKEKFILDASLTSFTYQGTKYSINDYIYVSPSYFSSDELEAEIHKAGRNVGLKAYAICQLLEICELKKSKKSDADSIQVKVRRFFRPEDVSSEKAYSSDIREVYYSEEMHTIPLDVIEGKCEVRRKKDLGALDVPSISNHVFYCEHLYDPSKGSIKQLPSNIKLQYSTGKSNDDSASRKKKGKCKEGENDTEPEKVVSNEHRLTTLDIFAGCGGLSEGLEQSGTTLTKWAIEYDAPAGDAFRLNHPGTLVFVNNCNVILRAVMQKCGDADDCISTPEAAELSASMDRVEVENLPLPGQVDFINGGPPCQGFSGMNRFNQSTWSKVQCEMILSFLSFADYYRPKYFLLENVRNFVSFNQGQTFRLTLASLLEMGYQVRFGILEAGAFGVPQSRKRAFIWAAAPEELLPEWPEPIHVFAAPELKISMSKNLQYSAVRSTAKGAPFRPLTVRDTIGDLPPVVNGASNTSLEYQSDPISWFQKKIRGNMNTLTDHISKEMNELNLIRCQRIPKRPGCDWRDLPEEKVKLSNGQMADLIPWCLPNTAKRHNQWKGLYGRLDWEGNFPTSITDPQPMGKVGMCFHPDQDRIVTVRECARSQGFPDSYKFFGNIIHKHRQIGNAVPPPLAYALGSKLKEAVVKKRSM; from the exons ATGCCGACtaatcaaaaacaaaaaaagaagtgTGCTCCACAAACGGTTGAAGACGCCAATGTTACTCGTAAAAGGCCAAAGCGAGCTGCTGCTTGTGCAGATTTCAAGGAGAAATCTGTTCGAATATCTGAGAAAGATTCtgtaattgaaaaaaaagaagatggaGTTGTTGAGGAGGAAGTCCTAGCTGTTCGTATGACTGCTGGGAAGGAGGATGGTCGCCCGTGTAGGCGCCTCATGGATTTCACATTTCATAATTCAGATGGCATCTCGCAGCCCTTTGAAATGCTGGAAGTTGATGATATCTTCATCTCTGGTCTTATCTCGCCACTTGAGGATAGTGGCGACAAGGAGAAAGATAAAGGAGTAAGATGTGAAGGATTTGGGCGCATTGAAGAATGGTCTATATCTGGTTATGAAGAGGGATCACCTGTAATATGGGTAACCACAGAGGTTTCTGATTATGAATGTATTAAGCCCTCGGGAAGCTATAAGAAGTTTTATGACTGTTTTTATGCTAAAGCTAGTGCTTGTATTGAGGTCTATAAGATATTATCAAAATCTTCTGGAGGCAATCTAAGTCTTGACGAGTTGCTTGCTGGTGTTGTGCGTTCCATGAGTGGGATGAAGTGTTTCTCCCGTGGTGTATCTATCAGagattttattctttctcagGGTGAATTCATTTATAACCAACTTATTGGTTTGGATGAAACTTCAAAAAAGACTGAAAACCTTTTTGCTGGTCTACATGTCCTAACTGCTCTTAAAGATGAAAGTAGTAAGATGGTAGACTTTGCAGAAGCTCAGCCTGTCTCTTTGCCTGGGAATTTGAGAATTGGCCTCAAAATCGGGGATGACAACAAAAATGAACTGGCCAAGCCTTGTCAGacagaagaagatgaagattcAAAAATGGCAAGGCTGTTACAGGAAGAGGAGAACTGGCGCTCAATGAAACAGAAGAAGGGCCGGGGTTCCTCCTCCTCTTCGAGCAAATATTACATTATGATCAATGAGGATGAAATAGCAAATGACTATCCTTTGCCTGCCTATTATAAGACGTCAAATGAAGAAACTGatgagtatattatttttgacaGTGGCATTGATGTGCTAAATATTGAAGACCTACCCCGAAGCATGCTCCATGAATGGGCTTTGTACAATTCAGATGCTAGGCTGGTTCCGTTAGAGCTCCTTCCCTTGAAACCCTGTGCTGAAATTGATGTTACTATATTCGGGTCAGGCATAATGACTGCAGATGATGGGTCTGGATACATTTGTGATGGTGATTCTACTCAGGCATCAAATGGTTCTGCGGCTTCTGCAGTTGAAGGCATCCCTGTTTTCTTGAGTGCAATAAAAGAGTGGGTAATTGAGTTTGGGTCCTCAATGATTTCCATTTCAATACGCACGGATATGGCCTG gTACAGACTTGGAAAGCCTTCAAAGCAATATGCTCCATGGTATGACCGAGTCCTGAAAACTGCGAGGCTTGCTATCAGTATCATTACCTTGTTAAAGGAGCAGATCCGGGTGGCAAGACTTTCTTTCACTGATGTGATCAAGAAAATCACAGAACTTGCCAAGGATCACCCTGCTTTTATATCATCTACTCTAGAAGCAGTGGAGAGATATGTTGTGGTGCATGGTCAGATTATTCTGCagcagttttctgaatatcCTGATGATATCATAAAGAAGTGTGCCTTTGTACTTGGCCTTGCCAAGAAAATGGAAGAGAAGCACCATACCAAATGGCTTGTCAAGAAAAAGAAGCTTCTTCATAGGAATGAGCAGAATTTGAATCCCAGGGCTGCTATTGAGCCTGTTGTGTCCAAAAGGAAGGCTATGCAGGCAACTACAACCAGATTAATCAACAGAATCTGGGCTGGATACTATTCAAATTACTCACCTGAGGCAGTGGATGAATTGAATGGTGAAGTAAAAGAGGTTCATGAAATTGAAGAGCAAGATGAAAATGAAGAGGATGATTCTTTGGAAGAGAAAGTGATTGTATTGGAAGAAACTCAGACAACTAAGCCGACACCAAGGCAAACCAAGTCAAGTTCTTGTGTAAAGGAAGTCAAGTGGGATGGGGAATCTGTAGGCAAACTGTGTAATGGTGTGGATTTATACAAGAAGGCCATAGTCCATGGTAATGAAATTGTGGTTGGGGGGGCTGTTCTTCTCAAAGATGATGACAAGGATGAATTTCCACCCTTCTATTTTGTAGAATACatgtttgaaaagtcaaatgGAAGTAAAATGTGTCATGGGAGAATGATGCAACTGGGCTGCCAAACTGTGCTTGGAAACACAGCTAATGAACGGGAGGTGTTTTTGACAAATGAGTGTATGGATTTCCAACTACAAGAAGTCAAAGAAAGTATATCTGTTGATCTAAGATCAATATCTTGGGGTCATCAGCACAGAAAAGCGAATGCTGATGCTGAGAAAATTGATAGAGCAAGAGCAGAGGAAAGAAAGAAGCAGGGACTGCCTACTGAATATTACTGCAAAAGTCTGTATTGGCCTGAGAGAGGAGCCTTCTTTACTCTTTCATATGGTACAATGGGGCTTGGATCTGGCTCTTGTGAGGCTTGCAATATAAAAGAAACTGAAAGGCAAAAGGAAAAGTTTATATTGGATGCATCTTTGACCAGTTTTACATACCAGGGAACTAAATATTCTATCAATGACTATATCTATGTGAGTCCTTCCTACTTTTCATCAGACGAACTGGAGGCTGAGATTCACAAGGCTGGGAGAAATGTTGGATTGAAGGCGTATGCAATATGCCAGCTGCTTGAAATTTGTGAGCTGAAGAAGTCCAAAAAGAGTGATGCCGATTCCATTCAGGTCAAAGTCAGGAGATTTTTCAGGCCAGAGGATGTATCATCAGAGAAGGCATACTCATCAGATATTCGAGAG GTCTATTATAGTGAGGAGATGCACACCATACCTCTAGATGTTATTGAAGGAAAATGCGAGGTCAGACGAAAGAAGGATCTTGGGGCGCTAGATGTCCCCTCTatctctaaccatgttttctACTGCGAACATTTGTATGATCCTTCCAAAGGATCCATTAAGCAG TTAccatcaaatattaaattacagTACTCAACTGGGAAGAGTAATGATGATTCTGCATCTAGGAAAAAGAAAGGGAAATGCAAAGAAGGAGAGAATGATACAGAACCTGAAAAAGTTGTATCAAATGAGCACCGCTTGACAACTTTGGATATTTTTGCTGGCTGTGGTGGCTTGTCTGAGGGACTAGAGCAATCAG GTACCACTCTAACAAAATGGGCTATTGAGTACGATGCTCCTGCTGGAGATGCATTTAGACTGAATCATCCTGGGACTTTGGTATTTGTAAACAACTGTAATGTTATCCTCAG GGCGGTTATGCAAAAGTGTGGGGATGCAGATGACTGCATTTCCACCCCAGAGGCTGCAGAATTGTCAGCATCAATGGACAGAGTGGAAGTTGAAAACCTTCCACTACCCGGACAAGTCGATTTTATTAATGGTGGCCCTCCTTGCCAG GGTTTTTCTGGAATGAATAGGTTTAATCAAAGCACCTGGAGTAAAGTCCAATGCGAGatgattttgtcatttttatccTTTGCTGATTACTACCGTCCAAAGTATTTCCTTCTTGAGAATGTTAGGAACTTTGTATCTTTCAACCAAGGGCAGACTTTTCGCTTAACTTTAGCTTCACTCCTTGAGATGGGGTATCAG GTGAGATTTGGTATCCTCGAAGCTGGTGCATTTGGAGTTCCTCAGTCTAGAAAGAGAGCTTTCATTTGGGCAGCGGCTCCTGAAGAGCTACTTCCAGAATGGCCAGAGCCAATTCATGTCTTTGCAGCACCAGAGCTAAAAATCTCAATGTCGAAAAACTTGCAATACTCTGCTGTCAGGAGTACCGCAAAAGGTGCCCCATTCCGCCCTCTTACAGTCAGAGATACAATTGGAGATCTTCCACCAGTGGTCAACGGTGCATCTAACACAAGCTTAGAG TATCAAAGCGATCCAATTTCGTGGTTCCAGAAGAAAATCCGTGGTAACATGAACACATTAACGGACCACATATCAAAAGAAATGAATGAGCTTAATCTGATCAGGTGTCAGAGAATACCCAAGCGTCCTGGCTGTGATTGGAGAGATCTGCCCGAGGAGAAG GTCAAGTTATCTAATGGCCAAATGGCTGATCTGATACCATGGTGCTTGCCAAATACTGCCAAGAGGCACAATCAATGGAAGGGACTTTATGGCAGGTTGGATTGGGAGGGAAATTTTCCAACTTCAATAACAGACCCCCAACCAATGGGTAAAGTGGGGATGTGCTTTCATCCCGATCAAGACAGGATTGTGACAGTCCGTGAATGTGCACGTTCTCAA GGTTTCCCGGACAGctataaattttttggtaATATCATCCACAAGCACCGACAGATCGGAAATGCAGTTCCTCCTCCTCTAGCATATGCCCTTGGAAGCAAACTGAAGGAAGCTGTCGTAAAGAAAAGAAGCATGTAG